The following coding sequences lie in one Deltaproteobacteria bacterium genomic window:
- a CDS encoding roadblock/LC7 domain-containing protein, whose protein sequence is MSRVDSLNKILRGLQSGSPDVEASALISEDGLMIASALPQHVEEARVAGMSATLLGLGTRAATELSRGDLQEVLIRGKEGYACMLDAGSGTLLLAMATREAKLGLLFLDMRRAVEDIRRVL, encoded by the coding sequence ATGTCCAGAGTCGACAGCCTCAACAAGATCCTGCGTGGCCTGCAATCGGGCAGCCCCGATGTCGAAGCCAGCGCCCTCATCAGCGAAGATGGTCTGATGATCGCCAGCGCCCTGCCGCAGCACGTCGAGGAAGCTCGCGTCGCCGGCATGAGCGCGACGCTGCTCGGGCTCGGTACCCGCGCGGCCACCGAGCTCTCGCGTGGCGACCTCCAGGAGGTCCTCATCCGCGGCAAGGAGGGCTATGCCTGCATGCTCGATGCGGGGTCGGGCACGCTGCTGCTGGCGATGGCAACCCGCGAGGCCAAGCTGGGCCTGCTGTTCCTCGACATGCGCCGTGCGGTGGAGGACATCCGCCGCGTGCTCTGA
- a CDS encoding OmpA family protein produces MSASTIAIDMPPGEHTPVWFVPLALALGITCWIGVGLELTRATPSATDTLAPPQIAASTAPTSEAAPREDVAPQQPRPTAASEGTAVASAQVGATSTCAPVTGFAFAQGGASPGSTDDGVDAVTRFARRHPEQTVTVEGYASAEGSPEVNLRLSHERAQVIARQLEKHGLASERVLVQAYGEYRPSLQGRGSDEDRRVIVRFPGLPECPQETPP; encoded by the coding sequence ATGTCTGCCTCGACCATCGCCATCGACATGCCTCCGGGCGAGCACACGCCGGTGTGGTTCGTCCCGCTCGCGCTCGCGTTGGGGATCACGTGTTGGATCGGCGTCGGCCTCGAGCTGACGCGCGCGACCCCCTCGGCGACCGACACGCTGGCGCCACCGCAGATCGCGGCTTCGACGGCGCCGACGTCCGAGGCCGCGCCGCGAGAGGACGTCGCGCCGCAGCAGCCGCGCCCCACGGCCGCGAGCGAAGGCACCGCGGTCGCGTCGGCGCAGGTCGGCGCCACCAGCACCTGCGCACCGGTGACCGGCTTCGCGTTCGCACAGGGCGGCGCGTCACCGGGCTCGACCGATGACGGCGTCGATGCCGTGACCCGCTTCGCACGACGACATCCCGAACAAACCGTCACTGTCGAGGGCTACGCCAGCGCCGAGGGCTCGCCCGAGGTCAACCTGCGGCTCAGCCACGAGCGCGCGCAGGTGATCGCGAGGCAGCTCGAGAAGCACGGGCTCGCGAGCGAGCGCGTGCTCGTGCAGGCCTATGGTGAGTACCGCCCGTCGCTCCAGGGTCGCGGCAGCGACGAAGACCGCCGCGTGATCGTGCGCTTCCCGGGGCTGCCCGAGTGCCCGCAGGAGACTCCACCATGA
- a CDS encoding FprA family A-type flavoprotein produces the protein MSDNKPLTLFSAGEHRNFLLPDFETGTLAVQANQHLIVHGSAGMLLDPGGHKVYAKVLSETFALLGRSTLTTILLSHQDPDIVAAINGWLTTTDAVAYTSVLWARFIPHFGLDQLLGKRLLPVPDEGMWIDLGGSPLALLPAHFLHSCGNLHVYDPTSKILYSGDLGASLGQPYREVEDFDAHLQYMDGFHRRYMGSNSMMRAWGRMVRSLDIELIAPQHGALFRGREMVERFIGWCEGLECGIDVMASKLAVPPRP, from the coding sequence ATGTCCGACAACAAGCCGTTGACCCTCTTCTCCGCGGGCGAGCACCGCAACTTCCTGCTGCCCGACTTCGAGACCGGGACCCTCGCCGTGCAGGCCAACCAGCACCTGATCGTGCACGGCAGCGCGGGCATGCTGCTGGATCCCGGTGGGCACAAGGTCTACGCCAAGGTGCTGAGCGAGACCTTCGCCCTGCTCGGCCGCTCGACCCTCACGACGATCCTCCTCAGCCACCAGGACCCCGACATCGTGGCGGCGATCAACGGTTGGCTCACGACCACCGACGCGGTCGCCTACACATCGGTGCTGTGGGCGCGCTTCATCCCACACTTTGGGCTCGACCAGCTGCTCGGGAAGCGGTTGCTGCCCGTCCCCGACGAGGGCATGTGGATCGACCTCGGCGGCAGCCCGCTCGCGCTGCTGCCCGCCCACTTCCTGCACTCGTGCGGGAACCTGCACGTCTACGACCCGACCTCGAAGATCCTCTACTCGGGCGATCTCGGCGCGTCGCTCGGGCAGCCCTACCGCGAGGTCGAGGACTTCGATGCCCACCTGCAGTACATGGACGGCTTCCATCGCCGCTACATGGGCAGCAATTCGATGATGCGCGCGTGGGGACGCATGGTCCGCTCGCTCGACATCGAGCTCATCGCCCCGCAGCACGGCGCGCTCTTCCGCGGCCGTGAGATGGTCGAGCGCTTCATCGGATGGTGCGAAGGTCTCGAGTGCGGCATCGATGTGATGGCATCGAAGCTCGCGGTGCCACCGCGGCCGTAG
- a CDS encoding DUF924 family protein, whose protein sequence is MQTLPNIHDPNAVVTFWREAGPTRWYRKDPAFDDDFRARFADAHRAAAARELDGWQAAAESTLALLLLLDQFPRNCFRGTAHMFATDPLARMFALGAGERGFDRATAPELRAFMLLPFMHSESLADQDRCLALCEEMAPATVEHAKTHRDIIVRFGRFPHRNAVLGRETTAQEQAFLDAGGFAG, encoded by the coding sequence ATGCAGACCCTGCCGAACATTCACGACCCCAACGCCGTGGTGACATTCTGGCGCGAGGCCGGACCGACCCGGTGGTACCGCAAGGACCCGGCGTTCGACGACGACTTCCGCGCGCGCTTCGCCGATGCCCACCGCGCCGCCGCTGCACGAGAGCTCGATGGTTGGCAGGCCGCCGCCGAGTCGACGCTCGCGCTGTTGCTGCTGCTCGATCAGTTCCCCCGCAACTGCTTCCGCGGCACCGCGCACATGTTCGCAACCGATCCACTCGCACGCATGTTCGCGCTCGGAGCAGGTGAGCGTGGCTTCGATCGCGCGACCGCACCCGAGCTCCGCGCGTTCATGCTGCTGCCCTTCATGCACTCCGAGTCGCTCGCCGATCAGGATCGGTGCCTTGCGCTCTGCGAGGAGATGGCACCGGCCACGGTCGAGCACGCGAAGACGCACCGCGACATCATCGTCCGCTTCGGTCGCTTCCCCCACCGCAACGCGGTGCTCGGTCGCGAGACCACGGCGCAGGAGCAGGCGTTCCTCGACGCCGGCGGCTTCGCGGGGTGA